In Schistocerca gregaria isolate iqSchGreg1 unplaced genomic scaffold, iqSchGreg1.2 ptg000008l, whole genome shotgun sequence, one genomic interval encodes:
- the LOC126301104 gene encoding uncharacterized protein LOC126301104 codes for MKQCVHPGPTIADERQCDRPGPPSADERQCVRPGPPSADEWQCVWPGPPSADERQCVRPVPPSADERQCVRQGPPSADERQCVRPSPPSADERQCVHPVATSADERQCVRPGPPSADERQCVRPAPPSADVRKCVRQCPPSAVGRQ; via the coding sequence ATGAAGCAGTGCGTTCACCCAGGCCCAAcaattgcagacgagaggcagtgcgatcggccaggcccaccaagtgcagacgagagacagtgcgttcggccaggcccaccaagtgcagacgagtggCAGTGCGTTTGGCCGggaccaccaagtgcagacgaaaggcagtgcgttcggccggtcccaccaagtgcagacgagaggcagtgcgttcggcagggcccaccaagtgcagacgagaggcagtgcgttcggccgtccccaccaagtgcagacgagaggcagtgcgttcaccCAGTCGCAACAAGcgcagatgagaggcagtgcgttcggccaggcccaccaagtgcagacgagaggcagtgcgttcggccagctcCACCAAGTGCAGACGTGAGGAAGTGCGTTCGGCAATGCCCACCAAGTGCAGTCGGGAGGCAGtga